A region of Argentina anserina chromosome 5, drPotAnse1.1, whole genome shotgun sequence DNA encodes the following proteins:
- the LOC126795708 gene encoding scarecrow-like protein 14: MGNSPRDAVLKLIRKINPEIFIHGIVSGAHNSSFFLTRFKQAISYYNTWFDIAEATLSCEDEERHFSEKIGAGREIMNLVACEGLEIVERPETYQKWHARNVRAGFKQLPLDQVLLEKVKTVSKLIGYHNDFSIHEDEKWMLQGWRGRVLLALSFWKG; this comes from the coding sequence ATGGGAAACAGTCCAAGAGATGCTGTCCTAAAGTTGATTAGGAAAATCAATCCAGAAATATTCATCCATGGGATTGTCAGTGGGGCGCACAATTCATCATTCTTTCTCACACGTTTCAAACAAGCTATCTCTTACTACAATACATGGTTTGATATCGCTGAAGCCACATTGTCTTGTGAGGATGAAGAAAGACATTTTTCCGAAAAAATAGGAGCTGGTAGAGAAATAATGAATTTAGTGGCCTGTGAGGGGCTAGAAATTGTTGAAAGGCCTGAAACATATCAAAAGTGGCATGCAAGGAATGTGAGAGCTGGATTCAAGCAGCTGCCATTAGACCAAGTGCTTTTGGAAAAGGTGAAGACtgtgtcaaaattgatagGCTATCACAATGATTTTAGTATTCACGAAGATGAAAAGTGGATGCTGCAGGGATGGAGAGGGAGAGTCCTCCTAGCCCTTTCCTTCTGGAAAGGCTAG